In Rothia mucilaginosa, one genomic interval encodes:
- a CDS encoding ABC transporter family substrate-binding protein produces the protein MTANTAYTASSHEATKNSFSRRALIGGTAALGAVGLLSACGNGSASSEKTKAAGAGANIEDLYNINAQDVNSLKKGGTLRLPAGSIGPNFNFYTQSGNTSDNVNVMSTISQAGLWNLDFNGTYKLNTDFAVSFEHSKKDDKIQVAVKLNPKAVFNDGTPITYEALQSTWNIFKSLDNGYNIVTSGIYEFVESVEKGEDDYSAIVTFSKPFYPLQSLFSEILHPALEDVELFNNGFVDAPHPEYWAGPFTLADKGWDSTAKTFSVVPNDKWWGAKPLLDKIVFTQMESSAARAAFKNDEIDAIGASTASTYAEVKNIAGTELRKGTRLYAGGLDINPRRVKDAALRKAIFAGTNREALAKIQFQGLPYEETIPGSMIHMPFSPYYQDSYPTPNNSVSEAQKILEAAGYTKNGDYYEKDGVKAGCAVVVFGDDPTTKGKAQTFTQQMKDVGIEIRIDQHSDSEFATILGNWDYDISFSGYSVSADATEGTKQFYYSENNEGIGSKEIDALIDAMTLIEDDKERNLACNEIEKKHMAEFAFLGTITNGPDFVMVKKALANYGPRLYKSMDWTAVGWMNS, from the coding sequence ATGACCGCCAACACCGCATACACCGCGAGTAGCCACGAAGCGACCAAGAACAGCTTCAGCCGCCGCGCCCTCATTGGCGGCACCGCGGCTCTGGGAGCTGTGGGCCTGCTCAGTGCCTGCGGCAACGGCAGTGCAAGCTCCGAAAAGACCAAGGCAGCCGGCGCCGGTGCCAACATCGAAGACCTCTACAACATCAACGCTCAGGACGTAAACAGCCTGAAGAAGGGTGGCACCCTGCGCCTGCCCGCCGGATCCATCGGCCCGAACTTCAACTTCTATACCCAGAGCGGTAACACCAGCGATAACGTCAACGTTATGAGCACCATCAGCCAGGCTGGCCTGTGGAACCTCGACTTTAACGGCACCTACAAGCTAAACACCGACTTCGCTGTCTCCTTCGAGCACAGCAAGAAGGACGACAAGATTCAGGTTGCCGTCAAGCTCAACCCCAAGGCTGTCTTCAACGATGGCACCCCCATCACCTACGAAGCGCTCCAGTCCACCTGGAACATCTTCAAGAGCCTGGATAATGGCTACAACATTGTCACCAGCGGCATCTACGAATTCGTTGAATCTGTAGAAAAGGGCGAAGATGACTACAGTGCAATCGTCACTTTCTCCAAGCCCTTCTATCCGCTGCAGAGCCTCTTCTCCGAGATTCTGCACCCCGCCCTGGAGGATGTCGAGCTCTTCAATAATGGCTTTGTGGATGCACCCCACCCCGAGTACTGGGCTGGCCCCTTTACCCTGGCGGATAAGGGTTGGGACTCCACCGCGAAGACCTTCAGTGTTGTACCCAATGACAAGTGGTGGGGCGCCAAGCCCCTGCTGGACAAGATTGTCTTTACCCAGATGGAGTCCAGCGCTGCACGTGCCGCGTTCAAGAACGACGAAATTGACGCTATCGGTGCAAGCACCGCCTCCACCTATGCCGAGGTGAAGAATATTGCCGGTACCGAATTGCGTAAGGGTACCCGCCTCTACGCGGGCGGTCTGGATATTAATCCCCGCCGCGTCAAGGACGCTGCCCTGCGTAAGGCAATCTTCGCTGGCACTAACCGTGAAGCACTTGCGAAGATTCAGTTCCAGGGCCTGCCCTACGAGGAAACCATTCCCGGTTCGATGATTCACATGCCCTTCTCGCCTTACTACCAGGATTCTTACCCGACCCCGAATAATAGTGTTTCGGAGGCGCAGAAGATTCTGGAGGCCGCCGGCTACACCAAGAATGGCGACTACTACGAGAAGGACGGCGTAAAGGCTGGCTGCGCTGTGGTGGTCTTTGGTGATGATCCGACCACCAAGGGTAAGGCTCAGACCTTCACTCAGCAGATGAAGGATGTCGGTATCGAGATCCGGATTGATCAGCACTCCGATAGTGAGTTCGCCACCATTCTGGGCAACTGGGACTACGATATTTCCTTCAGCGGCTACTCGGTCTCTGCTGACGCAACTGAGGGTACCAAGCAGTTCTACTACTCCGAGAACAATGAAGGTATCGGCAGCAAGGAAATTGACGCCCTTATTGATGCCATGACTCTCATTGAAGATGACAAGGAACGTAACCTTGCCTGCAATGAGATTGAGAAGAAGCACATGGCTGAGTTCGCCTTCCTGGGTACTATTACGAACGGTCCTGACTTCGTGATGGTCAAGAAGGCTCTGGCTAACTACGGTCCGCGCCTGTATAAGTCGATGGACTGGACTGCTGTGGGCTGGATGAACTCCTAG
- a CDS encoding ABC transporter family substrate-binding protein: protein MEKNFILNRRTVLGGAAALGTVGVLAACGSSKDSKATTQGATVGTDAKELYDLGEAAVSELKDGGTLRLAIPGIGPDFNLFSADGNSLYTQTAMSPVAYAGLWQGDPMGKRTLAPDFAKSFDVSEENGLPVVSIELNPQAKFNDGTPIDYKALQATWEVLKSTDGGYKIGTSGIYSSIASVERDGDDFKVKVTFSAPYYPLDTLFAGIMHPALLDKELFNTGFVDKPHPEYWVGPFTIAEGGWNSTEKTLTLTRNEKWWGEKPVLERIVFRQMDTAAERAAFKNDELDAIGATTASAYKELKEVANTEIRRGARLFAGGLTMNPARMQDVALRRAVVVGLNREALAKVRFQGLDYEEKLPNSVIHMPFTEYYQDDYPTPNNDATAASKILEEAGYTKNGEFYEKDGKQAAFKFSIFGEDPTSKAVGQTLVQQLKSVGINAELDSRAVSEFNKTMASKDYDATSSGFAPTSPDATEATEQFYMRRKPEEAGSDEINEMIAKMKLIADDKERNQACNEIEKKHLAEFAVLIPLINGPEYKFVKKGLHNYGVSLFQGTGIHWEKVGWAK, encoded by the coding sequence ATGGAGAAGAATTTCATCCTGAACCGTCGTACCGTTCTCGGTGGCGCTGCAGCACTGGGTACCGTGGGCGTACTGGCTGCGTGCGGCTCGTCCAAGGACTCCAAGGCAACCACCCAGGGTGCAACCGTGGGCACCGATGCCAAGGAGCTTTATGACCTTGGTGAGGCAGCTGTATCTGAGCTGAAGGATGGCGGCACTCTGCGCCTGGCTATTCCCGGTATTGGTCCGGACTTCAACCTTTTCAGCGCGGACGGCAACTCCCTGTACACCCAGACTGCTATGAGCCCCGTGGCTTACGCAGGCCTGTGGCAGGGTGACCCCATGGGTAAGCGCACTCTGGCTCCCGATTTCGCGAAGAGCTTCGATGTTTCCGAAGAAAACGGTCTGCCCGTTGTCTCCATTGAGCTGAACCCCCAGGCTAAGTTCAACGACGGTACCCCCATCGACTACAAGGCTCTGCAGGCTACCTGGGAGGTCCTCAAGAGCACCGATGGCGGCTACAAGATTGGTACCAGCGGCATCTACAGCAGCATTGCTTCCGTGGAGCGCGACGGTGATGACTTCAAGGTGAAGGTAACTTTCTCCGCACCTTACTACCCGCTGGATACCCTCTTCGCTGGCATTATGCACCCGGCTCTGCTGGACAAGGAACTCTTCAACACTGGTTTCGTTGACAAGCCGCACCCCGAGTACTGGGTTGGCCCCTTCACCATTGCTGAAGGTGGCTGGAACTCCACCGAGAAGACCCTGACCCTGACCCGCAATGAGAAGTGGTGGGGCGAGAAGCCCGTTCTGGAGCGCATCGTCTTCCGTCAGATGGATACCGCTGCTGAGCGCGCGGCATTCAAGAACGATGAGCTTGACGCGATTGGCGCTACCACCGCTTCTGCATACAAGGAGCTCAAGGAAGTTGCTAACACCGAGATTCGTCGCGGTGCTCGCCTCTTCGCCGGCGGTCTGACCATGAACCCCGCCCGCATGCAGGATGTTGCTCTGCGTCGCGCTGTGGTTGTTGGTCTGAACCGTGAGGCTCTCGCTAAGGTTCGTTTCCAGGGTCTGGATTACGAAGAGAAGCTCCCCAACTCGGTTATTCATATGCCCTTCACCGAGTACTACCAGGACGACTACCCGACCCCGAACAACGATGCTACTGCAGCATCCAAGATTCTGGAAGAGGCAGGCTACACCAAGAACGGTGAGTTCTACGAGAAGGACGGCAAGCAGGCTGCCTTCAAGTTCTCCATCTTCGGTGAGGACCCCACCTCCAAGGCTGTCGGTCAGACCCTGGTTCAGCAGCTGAAGTCCGTAGGCATTAATGCTGAGCTCGACTCGCGTGCTGTTAGCGAGTTCAACAAGACCATGGCCTCCAAGGATTACGACGCAACCTCCTCCGGTTTCGCTCCGACCTCCCCGGATGCTACCGAAGCCACCGAGCAGTTCTACATGCGTCGTAAGCCCGAGGAAGCCGGTTCCGATGAGATCAATGAGATGATTGCAAAGATGAAGCTCATTGCTGACGACAAGGAACGCAACCAGGCTTGCAACGAGATCGAGAAGAAGCACCTGGCTGAGTTCGCAGTGCTGATTCCGCTCATCAACGGCCCCGAGTACAAGTTCGTGAAGAAGGGTCTGCACAACTACGGTGTGTCCCTCTTCCAGGGCACCGGTATTCACTGGGAGAAGGTTGGTTGGGCTAAGTAA
- a CDS encoding ABC transporter ATP-binding protein has product MSTSPVLSVKDLNVRFNTENGIVHAVRGVNFDLYPGKTLGIVGESGSGKSVASMAIMGLHPTTADITGSVKYNGTELLGLSDKEMCAYRGKEISMIFQDPLSSLTPVYTIGDQIAEVLKVHNKGMSKQAIKDRSIELMRMVGIPSPADRLRSFPHEFSGGMRQRIMIAMAIANDPRVLIADEPTTALDVTIQAQVLEVMQKAQEETGAATIMITHDLGVVAGMADDILVMYAGKPVEIAKAEDLYKHPSHPYTIGLLGAVPRVDRSEKVSLVPIEGTPPNLINPVTACSFRPRCPIAKSGGQCCQDSNGEPDLQLLEGVGEGHYSSCTISQELVGKTADELYPVPEPPVSKYDGIPREERAPVLEVRNVKKHFPLMKGALIKRRVGTVKAVNGLSFDIREGECFSIVGESGCGKTTTLLEIMEFNKNTDGEILINGTSTKDGKSAGEILELRKNQQMVFQDPTGALDPRFTVYEVLAEPLENQGMNKADIKKRVIELMHIVGLQPDHVNRFPNQFSGGQRQRIGIARALAVNPKLVVLDEPVSALDVSVQAGVINLLEELRANLGLSYLMVAHDLAVIRHASDRVAVMYLGRIVEIGDVDQVFDNPIHPYTRALLSAIPVPDPEVEAKRHRIMLEGDLPTPVNAPKGCGFSSRCPVFKLLPEDKKRRCLEEMPELTHVEGEDHGYACYFPEAEAATV; this is encoded by the coding sequence ATGAGTACCTCTCCCGTTCTGAGCGTTAAGGACCTCAACGTCCGCTTCAACACTGAGAATGGCATCGTGCATGCTGTTCGCGGTGTGAACTTTGACCTGTACCCCGGTAAGACCCTGGGTATTGTGGGTGAGTCCGGTTCCGGTAAGTCCGTTGCCTCCATGGCGATTATGGGTCTGCACCCGACTACCGCTGACATCACTGGTTCGGTCAAGTACAACGGCACCGAGCTGCTGGGCTTGAGCGATAAGGAAATGTGCGCATACCGCGGCAAGGAGATCTCTATGATCTTCCAGGATCCGCTGTCCTCGCTGACCCCCGTGTACACCATTGGTGATCAGATCGCTGAGGTGCTCAAGGTCCACAACAAGGGCATGAGCAAGCAGGCTATCAAGGACCGTTCCATCGAACTGATGCGTATGGTGGGTATTCCCTCGCCGGCTGACCGCCTGCGTTCCTTCCCGCACGAGTTCTCCGGTGGTATGCGTCAGCGCATCATGATCGCTATGGCGATTGCGAATGACCCCCGCGTGCTCATCGCCGATGAGCCCACCACCGCACTGGATGTGACCATTCAGGCGCAGGTGCTGGAGGTTATGCAGAAGGCTCAGGAAGAGACTGGCGCAGCGACCATCATGATTACCCACGACCTGGGTGTTGTGGCTGGTATGGCTGACGACATTCTGGTGATGTACGCCGGTAAGCCGGTGGAGATTGCGAAGGCAGAAGACCTGTACAAGCATCCCTCCCACCCGTACACCATCGGTCTGCTGGGTGCGGTCCCGCGTGTGGACCGTTCCGAGAAGGTCTCCCTGGTTCCGATTGAGGGTACCCCTCCGAACCTGATTAACCCGGTGACCGCGTGCTCCTTCCGCCCGCGTTGCCCCATCGCTAAGAGCGGTGGCCAGTGCTGCCAGGACTCCAACGGCGAGCCCGATCTGCAGCTGCTGGAAGGCGTTGGCGAGGGCCACTACTCCTCCTGCACCATCTCTCAGGAGCTGGTCGGTAAGACCGCTGACGAGCTGTACCCGGTTCCGGAGCCCCCGGTATCGAAGTACGACGGTATTCCGCGTGAGGAGCGTGCCCCCGTCCTGGAGGTCCGCAACGTCAAGAAGCACTTCCCGCTCATGAAGGGTGCGCTGATTAAGCGCCGCGTGGGCACTGTGAAGGCTGTGAACGGCCTGTCCTTCGACATTCGCGAGGGCGAGTGCTTCTCCATCGTGGGTGAGTCCGGTTGTGGTAAGACCACCACCCTGCTGGAAATCATGGAGTTCAACAAGAACACCGACGGTGAGATTCTGATCAACGGAACCTCCACCAAGGACGGCAAGTCCGCAGGTGAGATTCTTGAGCTGCGTAAGAACCAGCAGATGGTGTTCCAGGACCCCACCGGTGCTCTGGATCCGCGCTTCACCGTTTACGAGGTGCTTGCCGAGCCGCTGGAAAACCAGGGCATGAACAAGGCAGACATCAAGAAGCGCGTCATCGAACTGATGCACATTGTGGGTCTGCAGCCTGACCACGTGAACCGCTTCCCGAACCAGTTCTCTGGCGGTCAGCGTCAGCGTATCGGTATTGCTCGTGCGCTTGCTGTGAACCCCAAGCTCGTGGTTCTGGATGAGCCGGTGTCCGCACTGGACGTGTCCGTCCAGGCTGGTGTGATTAACCTGCTGGAGGAGCTGCGTGCAAACCTGGGCCTGAGCTACCTGATGGTTGCTCACGACCTCGCGGTGATTCGCCACGCATCCGACCGCGTTGCAGTGATGTACCTGGGTCGTATTGTTGAGATTGGTGACGTCGACCAGGTGTTCGACAACCCGATCCACCCGTACACCCGTGCACTGCTCTCGGCAATTCCGGTTCCGGATCCCGAGGTTGAGGCAAAGCGCCACCGCATTATGCTTGAGGGCGACCTGCCCACTCCGGTGAACGCGCCTAAGGGTTGTGGCTTCTCGAGCCGTTGCCCGGTCTTCAAGCTGCTGCCTGAGGACAAGAAGCGTCGTTGCCTGGAGGAGATGCCGGAGCTGACCCACGTTGAGGGTGAGGATCACGGTTATGCTTGCTACTTCCCGGAGGCTGAGGCCGCTACGGTGTAG
- a CDS encoding ABC transporter permease has translation MSQVTATSSVPVVQENGDFKVINKSVIILRRFLRNKAAVFGLCVFIGMGLFGKYLTKYKPNDIDYMALGEGPSAEHWFGTTIAGNDVFAMMSEAVWTSLQIGVVVGLATVFISAVYGCVMAYFGGWIDKIMLFILETLIMVPSLLILAILINGQVGKQIQKSVPTWVLLSAVLIAFGWMGSARVIRAMAQSLINRDFVKAARYMGVHPFKIVMRHLVPNIGSLLVLNFTSGIMGAVLSEVAYSFIGIGIKYPNYSLGSLISDASQQINTLPHMFWFPVLFFFLLVGPLALMNDGLRDAFDPTSMSVGKIKKSKKNEKAEAPAAAAKEAKN, from the coding sequence ATGAGTCAGGTAACTGCAACTTCCTCCGTACCGGTGGTACAGGAGAACGGTGACTTCAAGGTCATCAACAAGAGCGTTATTATTCTGCGCCGCTTCCTGCGTAACAAGGCTGCAGTCTTCGGTCTGTGCGTGTTCATCGGCATGGGTCTGTTCGGTAAGTACCTGACCAAGTACAAGCCCAACGACATTGACTACATGGCGCTGGGTGAAGGCCCCTCGGCCGAGCACTGGTTCGGTACCACCATCGCGGGTAATGACGTGTTCGCCATGATGTCTGAGGCCGTCTGGACCTCTCTCCAGATTGGTGTGGTCGTCGGTTTGGCCACTGTGTTCATCTCCGCAGTTTACGGTTGTGTGATGGCGTACTTCGGTGGCTGGATTGACAAGATTATGCTGTTCATCCTCGAGACCCTGATCATGGTTCCCTCGCTGCTGATTCTGGCAATTCTGATCAACGGTCAGGTTGGTAAGCAGATTCAGAAGAGCGTCCCCACCTGGGTTCTGCTCTCTGCAGTGCTGATTGCCTTCGGCTGGATGGGTAGCGCCCGTGTTATTCGTGCAATGGCGCAGTCCCTCATCAACCGCGACTTCGTGAAGGCTGCACGCTACATGGGTGTGCACCCCTTCAAGATTGTGATGCGCCACCTGGTTCCGAACATTGGCTCCCTGCTGGTTCTGAACTTCACCAGCGGCATCATGGGCGCTGTGCTCTCTGAGGTCGCTTACTCCTTCATCGGCATCGGTATTAAGTACCCCAACTACTCGCTGGGCTCGCTGATTTCGGATGCTTCGCAGCAGATTAACACCCTGCCGCACATGTTCTGGTTCCCGGTTCTGTTCTTCTTCCTGCTGGTTGGTCCGCTGGCCCTCATGAACGACGGTCTGCGTGACGCATTCGACCCGACTTCGATGTCGGTCGGTAAGATCAAGAAGTCCAAGAAGAACGAGAAGGCAGAGGCACCCGCTGCCGCTGCAAAGGAGGCGAAGAACTAA
- a CDS encoding ABC transporter permease: MFRYILQRSLTYLVMVFITTTMGYFAAVTALKPALLEQEKVPKPSPEQVNRNFASLGLDPEMNPWDRYVQWLTNVVTKFDWGRSPNGAYINQEFGQRVWVSTRLLLVATILSIVIGIALGVYSAARQYKFSDRVITGYSYLVYIIPAPVAYFVVQQGATTINNIAVANGGEKIFYVTGISTPGLTGFWEITMDMAAHYVVPTFCMTIFGWAGYQIAQRQYLLDNVNADFVRTARAKGLTRNQAITRHALRVSFIPVAQSIAYQIPMIFAGAFFAETVFAWPGIGKWSIDSISAQDVNAATVTLAYGSALFAVGAIIADIATTIVDPRVRIS; this comes from the coding sequence ATGTTTAGGTACATCCTCCAGCGATCGCTGACGTACCTCGTCATGGTCTTTATTACGACCACGATGGGTTACTTTGCAGCGGTTACTGCCCTGAAGCCTGCCCTCTTGGAGCAGGAAAAGGTTCCGAAGCCTAGCCCCGAGCAGGTGAACCGTAACTTCGCATCCCTGGGTCTCGATCCCGAAATGAACCCCTGGGACCGCTACGTTCAGTGGCTGACCAATGTGGTCACCAAGTTCGATTGGGGCCGTAGCCCCAACGGCGCGTACATTAACCAGGAATTTGGCCAGCGCGTGTGGGTTTCTACCCGCCTGCTGCTGGTGGCTACCATTCTCTCGATTGTGATTGGTATTGCCCTGGGTGTGTACTCGGCAGCTCGCCAGTACAAGTTCTCTGACCGTGTTATCACCGGTTACTCCTACCTGGTCTACATCATCCCCGCTCCCGTTGCTTACTTCGTGGTGCAGCAGGGCGCGACCACTATCAACAACATCGCCGTTGCTAATGGTGGAGAGAAGATTTTCTATGTGACCGGTATTTCGACTCCGGGTCTGACCGGATTCTGGGAAATCACCATGGATATGGCGGCGCACTACGTCGTGCCGACCTTCTGTATGACCATCTTCGGTTGGGCTGGTTACCAGATTGCACAGCGTCAGTACCTGCTCGATAACGTGAACGCTGACTTCGTGCGTACCGCTCGTGCTAAGGGCTTGACCCGTAACCAGGCGATTACTCGCCACGCACTGCGCGTCTCCTTCATCCCCGTGGCACAGTCCATCGCGTACCAGATTCCGATGATTTTTGCGGGTGCATTCTTCGCCGAGACCGTCTTTGCATGGCCCGGTATCGGTAAGTGGTCGATTGACTCCATTTCCGCGCAGGACGTGAACGCTGCGACCGTGACCCTCGCGTACGGTTCTGCACTGTTCGCTGTCGGTGCGATCATCGCTGATATCGCTACCACCATCGTCGACCCCCGAGTGAGGATCTCATGA
- a CDS encoding MDR family MFS transporter produces the protein MSTEEKNLPQPPAGEAKQESKNRIRAMFLGLVIVMLMSSLNQTILAPSLPTIVGELHGVEHMSWVITIFILLSTITMPVYGKLSDQFGRKPFLIFAIVSFMAGSIVGALAQNMNWLIFARALQGLGGGGLMILSQAVIADVIPPRDRGRYMGIIGGVFAFSSVAGPLIGGWITEGPGWRWAFWLNLPLAILSILAVIFLLPHRPFRDREKHSIDYLGSLILMAGTSALVLATIWGGNQYEWTSPEIIGLLVFSVVAALVFIPVENRAAEPVMPMYLFKNRNFLLTLGASLALGVAMFGAVEYIPTYLQMALGVSATVAGLLMIPMMGVMLVVSIVTGRVVSKTGRYKRYVTTGTAIVALGLFLLSTVNVDTPTWLFCMYLAVMGAGLGMSMQFLTLIVQNAFPVSVVGTATASNNFFRQVGATVGASLVGGLFTSRLTSLISERMPQQALQSSGGHASSSLTPELVASLPEPVHGIIVNAYNDALIPLFLYLVPLGLVSTLLLFFIREDALATTLETEPAVDIARAATGAIPVITPEMAAKDAQALKSMHGSARARIDESLSSEASPEAGSSEDGGSSRS, from the coding sequence ATGAGTACAGAGGAAAAGAATCTACCTCAGCCGCCAGCCGGTGAGGCTAAGCAGGAAAGTAAAAACCGCATCCGCGCCATGTTCCTGGGCCTGGTCATTGTGATGCTCATGTCCTCGCTGAACCAGACGATTCTGGCGCCGTCGCTGCCCACGATCGTTGGTGAGCTTCACGGCGTGGAGCACATGAGCTGGGTGATTACTATTTTCATCCTGCTTTCGACGATTACGATGCCAGTCTACGGCAAGCTATCGGACCAGTTCGGACGCAAGCCCTTCCTGATTTTTGCGATTGTCTCCTTCATGGCGGGTTCGATTGTTGGCGCGCTCGCGCAGAACATGAACTGGCTGATTTTCGCTCGTGCCCTGCAGGGTCTGGGCGGTGGCGGTCTGATGATTCTTTCTCAGGCTGTGATTGCTGACGTGATCCCTCCCCGCGACCGCGGCCGCTACATGGGTATTATCGGTGGCGTTTTTGCTTTCTCGTCGGTGGCTGGTCCGCTGATTGGTGGCTGGATTACTGAGGGTCCGGGTTGGCGTTGGGCGTTCTGGCTTAATCTGCCGTTGGCTATTCTGTCGATTCTTGCGGTGATTTTCTTGCTACCGCACCGCCCGTTCCGTGACCGTGAGAAGCACAGTATCGACTACCTTGGTTCGCTGATTCTGATGGCGGGTACGAGTGCGCTGGTGCTTGCCACGATTTGGGGTGGCAACCAGTACGAGTGGACCTCGCCCGAGATTATTGGTCTGCTGGTCTTCTCTGTGGTTGCTGCGCTGGTGTTTATCCCGGTGGAGAACCGTGCGGCTGAGCCGGTCATGCCCATGTACCTGTTCAAGAATCGTAACTTCCTGCTGACTCTGGGCGCTTCGCTGGCGCTGGGCGTGGCAATGTTCGGTGCGGTGGAGTACATCCCGACTTATCTGCAGATGGCGCTGGGTGTGAGCGCTACGGTGGCCGGTCTGCTGATGATCCCGATGATGGGCGTCATGCTGGTGGTGTCCATTGTGACGGGCCGCGTGGTGTCGAAGACCGGTCGCTATAAGCGTTACGTGACGACCGGTACCGCGATTGTGGCGCTGGGCCTGTTCCTGCTGTCGACCGTGAATGTCGATACCCCGACTTGGCTGTTCTGTATGTACCTTGCGGTGATGGGTGCCGGTCTGGGTATGTCCATGCAGTTCTTGACTCTGATTGTTCAGAATGCGTTCCCGGTGAGCGTGGTTGGTACGGCGACGGCGTCGAATAATTTCTTCCGTCAGGTGGGCGCTACTGTAGGTGCCTCGCTGGTGGGTGGTCTGTTTACCTCGCGTCTGACCTCGCTGATTTCTGAGCGTATGCCGCAGCAGGCGCTTCAGTCTTCGGGTGGCCATGCGTCTTCATCGCTGACTCCTGAGTTGGTGGCGTCTTTGCCGGAGCCGGTGCACGGCATCATTGTGAATGCCTATAACGATGCGTTGATTCCGCTGTTCCTGTACCTGGTGCCGCTGGGTCTGGTGTCTACGCTGCTTCTGTTCTTCATTCGTGAGGATGCGTTGGCGACGACCCTGGAGACTGAGCCGGCTGTTGATATTGCTCGTGCGGCGACTGGCGCGATTCCGGTGATTACTCCGGAGATGGCTGCTAAGGACGCGCAGGCTTTGAAGAGCATGCACGGCTCTGCTCGTGCTCGTATTGATGAGTCGTTGAGCTCGGAGGCTTCGCCTGAGGCGGGTTCTTCGGAGGATGGCGGCTCCTCGCGTTCTTAG
- a CDS encoding TetR/AcrR family transcriptional regulator: MQKKEQSLRERRREQTWTAIHEAALKRVREHGMRGTTVEEIAQEAGVSPRTFFNYFPSKEDAVLGLREPVVSEEILETDRAHEDDNTIIRVTHLLWEVIFQSFHYAKGKDPRAPYQEFPESAKRMKMHYMKCEQVLTEYLNTIDWVAFDAAGRRGPFPRRNPADPLTDHFRERSRAKVQLASAVLRQLEFARDLEDKEDIARHIRQTVKTFQFLLFEQNRPAI, from the coding sequence ATGCAGAAAAAGGAACAGAGCCTTCGCGAACGCCGCCGCGAACAAACCTGGACGGCAATCCACGAAGCAGCCCTCAAACGCGTCCGCGAACACGGGATGCGCGGAACCACCGTTGAAGAAATCGCCCAGGAGGCGGGCGTCTCCCCGCGTACCTTCTTCAACTACTTCCCCTCTAAAGAGGATGCCGTCCTGGGTCTGCGCGAACCGGTGGTCAGCGAGGAAATCCTCGAAACAGACCGTGCCCACGAGGATGACAACACGATCATTCGTGTAACCCACCTTCTCTGGGAGGTCATTTTCCAGAGCTTCCACTACGCCAAGGGCAAGGACCCTCGAGCTCCCTATCAGGAGTTCCCCGAGTCCGCGAAACGAATGAAGATGCACTACATGAAGTGCGAACAGGTGCTCACCGAGTACCTGAACACCATCGACTGGGTGGCTTTTGATGCTGCTGGTCGCCGCGGCCCCTTCCCGCGCCGAAACCCGGCTGACCCGCTGACCGATCACTTCCGCGAGCGATCGCGCGCAAAGGTCCAGCTTGCCTCCGCGGTGCTTCGTCAGCTGGAGTTTGCCCGCGACCTGGAAGACAAAGAGGATATCGCCCGCCATATCCGCCAGACGGTGAAGACCTTCCAGTTCCTGCTTTTTGAGCAGAACCGACCGGCAATCTAG